In Acipenser ruthenus chromosome 58, fAciRut3.2 maternal haplotype, whole genome shotgun sequence, a genomic segment contains:
- the LOC131724924 gene encoding zinc finger and SCAN domain-containing protein 2-like isoform X2, with translation MDVSVSVSFFQDELASTIEHAVKAAVDTVLCQITKVVGGKFTEFRMEMAGKEKENESLKLRLEISESELKAVRECMNAADADIKQPLRNMNPDCNEQDFQRNENQGLFIRVQDNKERQAFIEADEEPKVEAVYTQEGIFDHEQCASLMQDTEQTSLEGKEAPRLEPVHIKEEATELEPVNIKEEAPELEPVHIKEEAPELESIFITGEICKESKVNILDENIVKLGSSHCVYCPPELVHMKHNQSVSEDACSSVGEEGTVLGSIQVERHTPEDGKEEGAMPCTSSTTYIGRHNSTPEPQGKMQYKKHRESSPPDEYVKKLRTSSVQNLSVQDSRSLSLGYIVTSRPEAVNNSATQGNFIPLKTPQQIPSEQIFYHCTECGTNFSDLGNLKAHQQIHKEQKPHHCTECGKSFRWVSGLTTHQRIHTGEKPYLCTECGKSFNKKCSLQTHQLIHTGDKPFHCADCGKRFRGSKDLKLHQRIHTGEKPYQCPVCGKSFSWRSNLRIHLRIHTGEKPFECTECGKRFVDSNNLKRHRRIHRDLVR, from the exons atggacgtcagtgtctccgtgtcgttctttcaagacgagctcgcctctaccatcgagcacgcagtgaaagcggctgtagacaccgtcttgtgccaaatcacaaaagttgtcggcggcaaattcactgaattccgaatggaaatggctggaaaggagaaagagaatgaaagtctgaagctgagattggaaatatcagagagcgagttgaaagcagtgcgggaatgcatgaacgctgcagatgcagacattaaacaacctctcagaaacatgaaccccgactgcaatgaacaagactttcagaggaacgagaaccaggggtTATTCATCAGAGTTCAAG ataATAAAGAGAGGCAGGCTTTCATTGAAGCAGATGAGGAGCCAAAGGTTGAagctgtttacacacaagaggGGATCTTTGATCATGAACAGTGTGCAAGTTTAATGCAGGATACAGAGCAGACGTCTTTGGAAGGTAAAGAAGCCCCAAGACtcgagcctgtccacattaaagaggaggcaactgaactggagcctgtcaacattaaagaggaggcacctgaactggagcctgtccacattaaagaggaggcacCTGAACTGGAGTCCATTTTCATCACAGGGGAAATTTGTAAAGAAAGTAAAGTCAATATACTGGACGAGAATATAGTTAAGCTAGGCTCTAGCCATTGTGTTTATTGTCCACCTGAATTGGTCCACATGAAACACAATCAGTCTGTCTCTGAAGACGCTTGTTCTAGTGTTGGAGAAGAGggcactgtgctggggtccattcagGTGGAACGTCACACCCCTGAagatggaaaggaggaaggagcaATGCCATGCACTAGCAGCACAACAT ATATAGGAAGACACAACTCCACTCCTGAACCCCAGGGAAAAATGCAGTacaagaaacacagagagtcaTCACCCCCAGATGAATATGTGAAGAAACTGAGAACGTCCTCAGTTCAAAATCTTTCTGTACAAGATAGCAGATCACTTAGTCTGGGTTATATAGTGACTTCACGTCCTGAGGCTGTTAACAATTCTGCAACCCAGGGCAACTTCATTCCCCTAAAAACTCCCCAGCAGATTCCTTCAGAGCAGATCTtctatcactgtactgaatgtggcacCAATTTCAGTGACCTGGGAAACCTGAAAGCACACCAACAGATTCACAAAGAACAGAAACCccatcactgtactgaatgtggaaaaaGCTTCAGATGGGTAAGTGGGCTTACAACTCAtcagcgtattcacacaggagagaaaccctatctgtgtactgagtgtgggaagagttttaataagaaatgtagccttcaaacacaccagctaattcacacGGGAgataaaccgtttcactgtgctgattgtgggaagagattcagagGTTCAAAGGACTTAAAactacaccagcgaattcacactggagagaaaccctATCAGTGTCCTgtatgtgggaagagtttcagttggaGAAGCAACCTTAGAATACACCTcagaatccacacaggagagaaaccttttgagtgcactgagtgtgggaagagatttgtAGACTCAAATAATCTAAAGAGACACCGTCGAATTCACAGAGATTTAGTCCGttag
- the LOC131724924 gene encoding zinc finger and SCAN domain-containing protein 2-like isoform X3 has translation MDVSVSVSFFQDELASTIEHAVKAAVDTVLCQITKVVGGKFTEFRMEMAGKEKENESLKLRLEISESELKAVRECMNAADADIKQPLRNMNPDCNEQDFQRNENQGLFIRVQDNKERQAFIEADEEPKVEAVYTQEGIFDHEQCASLMQDTEQTSLEGKEAPRLEPVHIKEEATELEPVNIKEEAPELEPVHIKEEAPELESIFITGEICKESKVNILDENIVKLGSSHCVYCPPELVHMKHNQSVSEDACSSVGEEGTVLGSIQVERHTPEDGKEEGAMPCTSSTTSDIGRHNSTPEPQGKMQYKKHRESSPPDEYVKKLRTSSVQNLSVQDSRSLSLGYIVTSRPEAVNNSATQGNFIPLKTPQQIPSEQIFYHCTECGTNFSDLGNLKAHQQIHKEQKPHHCTECGKSFRW, from the exons atggacgtcagtgtctccgtgtcgttctttcaagacgagctcgcctctaccatcgagcacgcagtgaaagcggctgtagacaccgtcttgtgccaaatcacaaaagttgtcggcggcaaattcactgaattccgaatggaaatggctggaaaggagaaagagaatgaaagtctgaagctgagattggaaatatcagagagcgagttgaaagcagtgcgggaatgcatgaacgctgcagatgcagacattaaacaacctctcagaaacatgaaccccgactgcaatgaacaagactttcagaggaacgagaaccaggggtTATTCATCAGAGTTCAAG ataATAAAGAGAGGCAGGCTTTCATTGAAGCAGATGAGGAGCCAAAGGTTGAagctgtttacacacaagaggGGATCTTTGATCATGAACAGTGTGCAAGTTTAATGCAGGATACAGAGCAGACGTCTTTGGAAGGTAAAGAAGCCCCAAGACtcgagcctgtccacattaaagaggaggcaactgaactggagcctgtcaacattaaagaggaggcacctgaactggagcctgtccacattaaagaggaggcacCTGAACTGGAGTCCATTTTCATCACAGGGGAAATTTGTAAAGAAAGTAAAGTCAATATACTGGACGAGAATATAGTTAAGCTAGGCTCTAGCCATTGTGTTTATTGTCCACCTGAATTGGTCCACATGAAACACAATCAGTCTGTCTCTGAAGACGCTTGTTCTAGTGTTGGAGAAGAGggcactgtgctggggtccattcagGTGGAACGTCACACCCCTGAagatggaaaggaggaaggagcaATGCCATGCACTAGCAGCACAACAT CAGATATAGGAAGACACAACTCCACTCCTGAACCCCAGGGAAAAATGCAGTacaagaaacacagagagtcaTCACCCCCAGATGAATATGTGAAGAAACTGAGAACGTCCTCAGTTCAAAATCTTTCTGTACAAGATAGCAGATCACTTAGTCTGGGTTATATAGTGACTTCACGTCCTGAGGCTGTTAACAATTCTGCAACCCAGGGCAACTTCATTCCCCTAAAAACTCCCCAGCAGATTCCTTCAGAGCAGATCTtctatcactgtactgaatgtggcacCAATTTCAGTGACCTGGGAAACCTGAAAGCACACCAACAGATTCACAAAGAACAGAAACCccatcactgtactgaatgtggaaaaaGCTTCAGATGG TAG
- the LOC131724924 gene encoding zinc finger and SCAN domain-containing protein 2-like isoform X1 yields MDVSVSVSFFQDELASTIEHAVKAAVDTVLCQITKVVGGKFTEFRMEMAGKEKENESLKLRLEISESELKAVRECMNAADADIKQPLRNMNPDCNEQDFQRNENQGLFIRVQDNKERQAFIEADEEPKVEAVYTQEGIFDHEQCASLMQDTEQTSLEGKEAPRLEPVHIKEEATELEPVNIKEEAPELEPVHIKEEAPELESIFITGEICKESKVNILDENIVKLGSSHCVYCPPELVHMKHNQSVSEDACSSVGEEGTVLGSIQVERHTPEDGKEEGAMPCTSSTTSDIGRHNSTPEPQGKMQYKKHRESSPPDEYVKKLRTSSVQNLSVQDSRSLSLGYIVTSRPEAVNNSATQGNFIPLKTPQQIPSEQIFYHCTECGTNFSDLGNLKAHQQIHKEQKPHHCTECGKSFRWVSGLTTHQRIHTGEKPYLCTECGKSFNKKCSLQTHQLIHTGDKPFHCADCGKRFRGSKDLKLHQRIHTGEKPYQCPVCGKSFSWRSNLRIHLRIHTGEKPFECTECGKRFVDSNNLKRHRRIHRDLVR; encoded by the exons atggacgtcagtgtctccgtgtcgttctttcaagacgagctcgcctctaccatcgagcacgcagtgaaagcggctgtagacaccgtcttgtgccaaatcacaaaagttgtcggcggcaaattcactgaattccgaatggaaatggctggaaaggagaaagagaatgaaagtctgaagctgagattggaaatatcagagagcgagttgaaagcagtgcgggaatgcatgaacgctgcagatgcagacattaaacaacctctcagaaacatgaaccccgactgcaatgaacaagactttcagaggaacgagaaccaggggtTATTCATCAGAGTTCAAG ataATAAAGAGAGGCAGGCTTTCATTGAAGCAGATGAGGAGCCAAAGGTTGAagctgtttacacacaagaggGGATCTTTGATCATGAACAGTGTGCAAGTTTAATGCAGGATACAGAGCAGACGTCTTTGGAAGGTAAAGAAGCCCCAAGACtcgagcctgtccacattaaagaggaggcaactgaactggagcctgtcaacattaaagaggaggcacctgaactggagcctgtccacattaaagaggaggcacCTGAACTGGAGTCCATTTTCATCACAGGGGAAATTTGTAAAGAAAGTAAAGTCAATATACTGGACGAGAATATAGTTAAGCTAGGCTCTAGCCATTGTGTTTATTGTCCACCTGAATTGGTCCACATGAAACACAATCAGTCTGTCTCTGAAGACGCTTGTTCTAGTGTTGGAGAAGAGggcactgtgctggggtccattcagGTGGAACGTCACACCCCTGAagatggaaaggaggaaggagcaATGCCATGCACTAGCAGCACAACAT CAGATATAGGAAGACACAACTCCACTCCTGAACCCCAGGGAAAAATGCAGTacaagaaacacagagagtcaTCACCCCCAGATGAATATGTGAAGAAACTGAGAACGTCCTCAGTTCAAAATCTTTCTGTACAAGATAGCAGATCACTTAGTCTGGGTTATATAGTGACTTCACGTCCTGAGGCTGTTAACAATTCTGCAACCCAGGGCAACTTCATTCCCCTAAAAACTCCCCAGCAGATTCCTTCAGAGCAGATCTtctatcactgtactgaatgtggcacCAATTTCAGTGACCTGGGAAACCTGAAAGCACACCAACAGATTCACAAAGAACAGAAACCccatcactgtactgaatgtggaaaaaGCTTCAGATGGGTAAGTGGGCTTACAACTCAtcagcgtattcacacaggagagaaaccctatctgtgtactgagtgtgggaagagttttaataagaaatgtagccttcaaacacaccagctaattcacacGGGAgataaaccgtttcactgtgctgattgtgggaagagattcagagGTTCAAAGGACTTAAAactacaccagcgaattcacactggagagaaaccctATCAGTGTCCTgtatgtgggaagagtttcagttggaGAAGCAACCTTAGAATACACCTcagaatccacacaggagagaaaccttttgagtgcactgagtgtgggaagagatttgtAGACTCAAATAATCTAAAGAGACACCGTCGAATTCACAGAGATTTAGTCCGttag